CAGCGCATGATTTATTCCCCCGCCAGTGTTGGCCGTGTATGCGTCGCCGAAAATGCGATAACACCACCTGCCAGCAGGAGGCCACCACCGAGCCATATCCAGACCACCAGAGGGTTGACCATAGCCCTGATAGTAACGGATTTGTTTTCTTGAGTAAAACCCGTCCAGACCAGGGAAACAAACAGGTCCTCCGCCGGCGTG
The sequence above is a segment of the Dehalococcoidales bacterium genome. Coding sequences within it:
- a CDS encoding cytochrome c-type biogenesis CcmF C-terminal domain-containing protein, whose translation is TPAEDLFVSLVWTGFTQENKSVTIRAMVNPLVVWIWLGGGLLLAGGVIAFSATHTRPTLAGE